The following coding sequences lie in one Dysgonomonas mossii genomic window:
- a CDS encoding ABC transporter substrate-binding protein: MKSSNLLYLFVFCSTLYSCSSIGNKENENIEKYQLRHARGFNVEKYEDYKLVTVRDPWDTVRTLYRYILIDRDKEIPKNLPEGIIVKVPLQTVIAFSTIQCSMLQEIDEQHRITGVCQAKYIDLPYIQERLKAGKIIDLGSMHKPDVEQLINLMPSALIVSAMETGMGYLDKLRIPIIATTDYMEDTALGRAEWIRYHALFYGKEALADSLFQETERRYNEIKDRVKDASNKPTVFNDLKFGKTWRIAGGKSYLANLIRDAGGEYVWNDDNSTGSTRLSAEMVLDKAGLADIWLLKYNREEDFTYNRLKQEDKIYTQFGAFNKKQIWGCNTGKVHYFEDLPIHPDSILKDMAKIFHPNLFTDNKLSYFKSLDEEIL; encoded by the coding sequence ATGAAATCTTCAAACTTATTATACCTCTTTGTTTTCTGCTCAACTCTTTATTCCTGTTCTTCGATCGGGAATAAGGAGAATGAAAATATTGAAAAATATCAGCTAAGACATGCTCGTGGATTCAATGTAGAAAAATATGAAGATTACAAATTGGTAACCGTACGTGACCCTTGGGATACAGTGCGTACTCTCTATCGATATATATTAATTGATCGTGATAAAGAAATTCCGAAGAACCTGCCTGAAGGAATTATAGTAAAAGTACCATTGCAAACTGTGATCGCTTTTTCTACGATTCAATGTAGTATGTTGCAAGAAATAGATGAGCAGCATCGTATAACAGGGGTCTGTCAGGCCAAATATATAGACCTGCCTTATATCCAAGAACGATTGAAAGCCGGAAAGATTATCGATTTGGGAAGTATGCATAAACCGGATGTTGAACAATTAATCAATCTGATGCCATCTGCACTTATTGTATCAGCGATGGAAACCGGCATGGGCTATTTGGATAAGTTAAGAATTCCTATCATTGCTACTACTGACTATATGGAAGATACTGCTCTCGGTCGTGCCGAATGGATACGCTACCATGCATTGTTTTACGGAAAAGAAGCGCTAGCCGACTCGCTTTTCCAAGAAACAGAACGTAGATACAATGAAATAAAAGATAGGGTAAAGGATGCATCTAATAAACCAACAGTATTCAACGACCTGAAATTTGGTAAAACATGGCGAATTGCTGGAGGAAAAAGCTATCTGGCAAATCTGATACGTGATGCTGGAGGCGAATACGTTTGGAATGATGATAATTCAACCGGATCGACACGCTTGTCTGCCGAAATGGTACTCGACAAAGCAGGATTGGCTGATATCTGGCTGTTGAAGTACAACCGAGAAGAAGATTTCACATATAACAGGCTGAAACAAGAAGATAAAATATATACCCAGTTTGGTGCTTTTAATAAAAAACAGATATGGGGATGTAATACCGGCAAAGTCCATTATTTTGAAGATTTGCCGATCCATCCCGATTCTATATTGAAAGACATGGCAAAAATATTTCATCCGAATTTATTCACAGATAATAAATTAAGCTATTTCAAATCATTAGATGAAGAGATATTATGA